The Betaproteobacteria bacterium genome includes a window with the following:
- a CDS encoding nitronate monooxygenase, with product MQANRIAEFLSIRYPIFQAPMGRTAPPRLAAAVTNAGGLGMLGTSWDAPTVLREKIRATHALTDGPFAVNLAMPWDQHERLEIALEEGVKRRIRRA from the coding sequence ATGCAAGCAAACCGTATTGCCGAATTTCTGTCGATCCGCTACCCGATTTTCCAGGCGCCGATGGGACGCACGGCCCCGCCCCGGCTGGCGGCAGCCGTTACGAACGCCGGTGGATTGGGCATGCTGGGTACGAGTTGGGATGCGCCAACGGTTCTGAGGGAAAAAATTCGCGCGACACACGCGCTGACCGATGGGCCGTTCGCGGTCAATCTTGCGATGCCGTGGGACCAGCACGAGCGCCTGGAAATCGCGCTCGAAGAAGGAGTCAAACGCCGAATCAGGCGCGCATGA
- a CDS encoding iron-containing redox enzyme family protein — MGSLHDLSPHPVWVDSLHGYIQPYWNEIVEGEWARKVASSEMTIPEMQGWIMQVYPFIHAFPKFLAEALIKVEDDYSRSFLIDNIRVEKAHAEHWLWMGMGFGLKKEDMLALAEGNRPVLRDVQSLTDWLWYINTKGSLAEAVAATSFAIEGVTGDAARGVGTGFEAYRGRPGVDMGPKTYKWMREHAHYDDEHPKIALEIVKNYATTDRMQTKVMLAAKRSLQLLSQALNTAYSAYSVAEEGGRSVDRNMREDERRKGQKKIFAFPDRRFSDRRGRQLRAVA; from the coding sequence ATGGGTTCCCTGCATGATTTGTCCCCTCATCCGGTCTGGGTTGATTCGTTGCACGGGTATATCCAGCCTTATTGGAACGAGATCGTTGAAGGCGAATGGGCGAGGAAGGTTGCATCCTCGGAAATGACCATTCCGGAAATGCAGGGCTGGATCATGCAGGTCTATCCCTTTATTCACGCTTTTCCGAAATTTCTGGCGGAAGCGCTGATCAAGGTCGAGGACGACTACTCGCGGTCCTTTCTGATCGACAACATCCGCGTCGAAAAGGCTCATGCCGAACACTGGCTCTGGATGGGGATGGGTTTTGGCCTCAAGAAGGAGGACATGCTCGCGCTCGCCGAGGGTAATCGGCCGGTGCTGCGCGACGTTCAGTCCCTCACGGACTGGCTCTGGTACATCAATACCAAGGGCTCGCTGGCCGAGGCGGTCGCCGCGACCAGCTTTGCGATCGAGGGCGTGACCGGCGATGCTGCCAGGGGAGTTGGCACGGGCTTCGAGGCTTATCGCGGCAGGCCCGGCGTCGACATGGGACCGAAAACCTACAAATGGATGCGCGAGCATGCCCACTATGACGACGAACATCCGAAGATTGCGCTCGAGATCGTCAAGAACTACGCCACCACCGATCGCATGCAGACCAAGGTAATGCTCGCGGCGAAACGCAGCCTGCAATTGCTGAGCCAGGCGTTGAACACCGCCTATAGTGCCTACAGCGTTGCGGAAGAAGGTGGGCGCAGCGTGGACAGAAACATGCGCGAGGATGAACGGCGCAAGGGACAGAAGAAGATCTTTGCGTTTCCGGACCGCCGCTTCAGCGATCGTCGTGGGCGCCAGCTTCGCGCAGTCGCATAG
- a CDS encoding glycine zipper 2TM domain-containing protein, whose protein sequence is MKNRSVAPLLLTALAAPAFATDYTDSAPVISSVPVYQTVNEPQQQCWTESVTSYEERRSPGGAILGGLTGGLIGNTIGRGDGRFASTAFGVVIGAMVGDHLANRDNSAVAVTRPIQRCQTVASYRQVLTGYQVTYNYNGRNTTVVLPYDPGPRVPIEVGITGSAAQSAYVGPPVARITYEQRRAPIWEEKPYKRPRHRHDDDNDRDWDR, encoded by the coding sequence ATGAAAAACCGAAGCGTTGCCCCCTTGCTGCTGACCGCCCTGGCTGCCCCAGCCTTTGCAACGGACTATACGGATAGCGCGCCGGTGATTTCCAGCGTACCCGTCTATCAAACCGTCAATGAACCGCAGCAGCAATGCTGGACGGAATCGGTTACCAGTTACGAGGAGCGCCGCTCTCCGGGCGGAGCCATCCTCGGCGGCCTCACCGGCGGGCTGATTGGCAACACCATCGGCAGGGGCGACGGCCGGTTCGCGTCCACTGCATTCGGCGTCGTGATCGGTGCAATGGTCGGGGATCACCTCGCTAACCGGGATAACAGCGCAGTGGCGGTAACCCGTCCGATTCAGCGTTGCCAGACTGTTGCAAGCTATCGTCAGGTCCTCACTGGTTACCAGGTCACTTACAACTACAACGGCCGCAATACGACCGTCGTGCTGCCCTATGACCCGGGTCCGCGTGTGCCCATCGAAGTCGGCATTACCGGCAGCGCAGCGCAATCCGCCTATGTCGGTCCGCCGGTCGCGCGCATCACTTACGAACAACGTCGCGCGCCCATCTGGGAAGAAAAACCGTACAAGCGCCCGCGTCATCGCCATGACGATGACAATGATCGCGACTGGGACCGCTGA
- a CDS encoding EAL domain-containing protein: METASAPKDSKTRRRILEVLPDSWRLLPIIWPFLVIVAVLLWLSSESMSILVAARSYSEGESLWSKGQKESVFHLLRYAETRDDANYQKYRAAILVPLGDNKARVELEKPNPDYALVWQGLIEGRTHPDDIPHVIKLYRRFRNVSFMAEVIATWEAGDRMIEELTLAADQLHRRISAGDSAKAVRPILDIILDIDARLTPLEDRFTKRLGDAARITQFLLLIANFAAAAILIPIGIFLSHKMIRRREEAEQALKRSEERFKLAVTGSNDGLWDWNVITGQMYFSPRFEQLLGFGELEIGNSMDTFLARVHPEDRATTDDAFHSHLEQGAPFDVEMRLQTKAGDYRWFRSRGQSVRGVTGKAVRMAGSITDMTDRRQAASDLFAEKERALVTLASIAEGVITTDTDGWVEYLNPVAEQLTGWTTETARGLPMQAILRMVDETNRKVAPNPIEMVLREERTIETASTLLLVRNDGTEVPIMQSAAPIRARSGEISGVVLVLHDVSRERQYVAKLSYQASHDSLTGLINRGEFERRLSLALKSAAQLGRHHAVMYLDLDQFKVVNDTCGHAAGDQLMRQVSAVLQRRLREGDTLARLGGDEFGVLLENCAPDNALRIADGLRQTVMDCHFAWETRSFNIGVSIGLVNVEDGLFTLTDVLSAADTACYMAKENGRNRVQVYHAEDSELSTRQGEMEWIGRLQKALEEDRFVLYAQDIARLDPSRTLEDHCEILIRMLDERGELVPPMAFIPAAERYNLMPSIDRWVIRNAFAIIARQQAEKDGGSGIFAINLSGASIGDERFLEYVREQFSHFAVTPQSICFEITETAAIAKLDKATHFINELKSLGCLFSLDDFGAGMSSFAYLKHLPVDFLKIDGGFVKDMADDPIDRAMVEAINSIGHVMGKQTIAEFVDGERVIRLLREMGVDFAQGYGVAKPRPFGPRLRVAASG, translated from the coding sequence ATGGAAACAGCCAGCGCTCCCAAGGACAGTAAAACGCGCCGCAGAATTCTTGAAGTTCTGCCCGACAGTTGGCGTTTGCTGCCGATCATCTGGCCCTTCCTGGTCATCGTGGCCGTGCTCCTGTGGTTGTCCAGCGAGAGCATGAGCATTCTCGTTGCCGCGCGTTCCTATTCGGAAGGAGAGAGCCTCTGGTCGAAAGGCCAGAAGGAATCGGTATTCCATCTTCTGCGCTACGCGGAAACCAGGGACGACGCCAACTACCAGAAATACCGTGCGGCCATTTTAGTGCCCCTCGGGGACAACAAGGCGCGCGTCGAACTGGAAAAGCCCAATCCCGACTATGCCCTGGTATGGCAGGGCCTGATCGAAGGGCGCACGCATCCGGACGACATTCCCCACGTCATCAAGCTTTATCGGCGCTTCCGCAACGTCAGTTTCATGGCCGAGGTCATTGCAACGTGGGAAGCGGGCGACCGGATGATCGAGGAATTGACGCTGGCCGCGGATCAGTTGCACAGGCGCATATCGGCAGGCGACTCGGCGAAAGCGGTGCGCCCGATTCTCGACATAATCCTCGATATCGATGCCCGGCTTACACCGCTGGAGGATCGCTTCACCAAGAGGCTGGGCGATGCCGCGCGCATTACGCAGTTTCTGCTGCTGATCGCCAATTTCGCGGCGGCGGCAATTCTGATCCCGATAGGGATTTTCCTGTCGCACAAGATGATCCGGCGCCGGGAGGAGGCAGAGCAGGCCCTCAAGCGCAGCGAGGAACGCTTCAAGTTGGCGGTCACGGGAAGCAACGATGGGTTGTGGGACTGGAACGTCATTACCGGCCAAATGTATTTCTCGCCGCGCTTCGAGCAACTCCTGGGCTTCGGTGAACTTGAAATCGGCAACTCGATGGACACGTTCCTGGCGCGTGTGCATCCCGAAGACAGGGCAACGACCGACGATGCTTTTCACAGCCACCTGGAGCAAGGTGCGCCCTTCGATGTCGAAATGCGTCTGCAGACAAAAGCGGGAGACTATCGCTGGTTCCGTTCACGCGGCCAGTCGGTGCGCGGTGTAACGGGCAAGGCAGTCCGCATGGCGGGATCGATCACGGACATGACCGACCGCAGGCAGGCGGCCTCGGACCTGTTTGCGGAGAAGGAGCGTGCCCTGGTAACGCTCGCATCAATCGCCGAAGGCGTCATCACCACCGACACCGACGGCTGGGTCGAATATCTCAACCCCGTCGCCGAGCAGCTCACCGGGTGGACAACGGAAACGGCACGGGGCTTGCCGATGCAGGCGATACTGCGCATGGTCGACGAAACCAACCGGAAGGTCGCGCCGAATCCCATCGAGATGGTATTGCGCGAGGAGCGCACGATCGAGACCGCCTCCACCCTGTTGCTGGTGCGCAACGACGGCACCGAAGTGCCCATCATGCAATCGGCCGCTCCGATCCGCGCGCGCAGCGGCGAAATCTCCGGTGTGGTATTGGTGCTCCACGACGTCAGCCGCGAACGCCAGTACGTTGCCAAGCTTTCCTATCAGGCCAGCCACGATTCGCTGACCGGCCTCATCAACCGCGGCGAATTCGAACGCAGGCTGAGCCTGGCTTTGAAGAGTGCCGCGCAACTCGGGCGTCACCACGCGGTGATGTATCTCGATCTCGATCAGTTCAAGGTAGTCAACGATACCTGCGGCCATGCCGCCGGAGACCAGTTGATGCGCCAGGTCAGCGCGGTGCTGCAGCGCCGGTTGCGCGAGGGGGATACGCTCGCGCGCCTGGGTGGCGACGAATTCGGGGTGCTGCTGGAGAATTGCGCCCCGGACAATGCGTTGCGAATCGCCGACGGATTGCGCCAGACCGTCATGGACTGTCATTTCGCGTGGGAAACCCGGTCCTTCAACATCGGCGTCAGCATCGGGCTGGTGAATGTCGAAGACGGATTGTTCACGTTGACCGATGTGCTCAGTGCGGCCGACACTGCGTGCTACATGGCCAAGGAAAACGGCCGCAACCGCGTGCAGGTGTATCACGCCGAAGACAGCGAGTTGTCGACGCGGCAGGGCGAAATGGAGTGGATCGGGCGCCTGCAGAAGGCCCTCGAGGAGGACCGTTTCGTGCTCTATGCGCAGGACATTGCCCGATTGGATCCCTCGCGCACGCTGGAGGACCACTGCGAAATTCTGATCCGCATGCTCGACGAGCGCGGTGAACTGGTACCGCCCATGGCGTTCATCCCGGCCGCGGAGCGCTATAACCTGATGCCTTCCATCGATCGCTGGGTGATTCGCAATGCTTTCGCGATAATCGCCCGGCAGCAGGCCGAAAAAGACGGCGGCTCGGGAATCTTCGCCATCAATCTGTCCGGCGCATCGATCGGCGACGAGCGTTTTCTCGAATACGTGCGCGAACAATTCAGCCATTTTGCGGTGACGCCGCAGAGCATCTGCTTCGAGATCACCGAGACGGCCGCAATCGCCAAGCTCGACAAGGCCACGCATTTCATCAACGAGCTCAAATCACTCGGGTGCCTGTTCTCTCTGGACGACTTCGGAGCGGGAATGTCGTCGTTTGCCTACCTGAAACATCTGCCGGTGGATTTTCTGAAGATCGACGGCGGCTTCGTGAAGGACATGGCCGACGATCCGATCGACCGCGCCATGGTCGAGGCAATCAACAGCATCGGTCATGTCATGGGCAAGCAGACCATCGCCGAATTCGTGGACGGCGAACGCGTCATCCGGTTGCTGCGCGAGATGGGAGTCGATTTCGCGCAGGGTTACGGGGTCGCCAAGCCGCGACCTTTCGGTCCCCGCCTGCGCGTGGCTGCTTCGGGTTGA